The genomic DNA CTTGTCGTTTGGAATTAATTTCCAAAATAGAGTCGTAGCACGCATAAACCACAAGAGTGACCGTGTTGGGTAAGGGCACTCTGAATCTCATTTCCAGTCTTAAAGTTCCGTTAGAAACCCTGGACAGTGCGTCGCTGTCCTCCCCCGGATTGAGATTGAACACAAACAACGAATACCCTCGTTCAAAATCTTGTCTGTTGATGCATAGAGGTAAATCCTTCAGATGCCTCCCTGTAGCGGTAAACATGTTGTAAAACTCTCTGACCGAAGCCCCCTGGTTAAATTGAGGTTGGAAAGCTTTGGAGGGAATTTGTTTTCCCGCTTGACAGAGAGTGACGTATTCTGCATTAAAATGCTGGAAATTAAAGGGGGAGAGATCTCTTCTTCCGGTGAAAGCTTCATGGTTCACCATGCCCAGAACAATGTATTTAGGCATTGTCCCCAAAAACAAATTTTCTTGGGTGCATACTCTAGAATTTTCGGGGATAGAGTACGTTTTCACGCTGACCCGTGACAAAGGGTAGAGGGCGTTTCCTTTGACCAGGGCAGAGGCGTGACCCAATCGTACAGCCGGAGAAACGGTGACCTTTTTTGTGAAGAGAGAGGCGCCCAGCACTTTCAGACGAAAAGTACCGTCCGCAGCCCCCATGAGACAAAAGGCGTCGCTGGCACGCGTGAGTTTGATTCTCACATCCACCGAGTTGAGAAGGAGTCTCTCACTGAAAAGAATGTCGGCGTGAAGCGGACCCAGTAGATGAACCTCCTTAGATTCGGCCgtgaaagcgcttctgttgttaaGTCCTTTGTTGGGCCCATTCACGCCTACTATAGAGTCTATAGAGCCGGCTGTGTCTTTGTAAAATAACCCGGCTGAAAATTGACTTTtgagcgtggcttcataatagtTTAGTAGTGTTTCAATTATTGCTCTGTAGGGGTGAGTGGCACTGGATTGAGAAATCAGTCTATCCCCTAGCATAATATCGCATTGGCTAAAGATGGTGTTTAGAGGATAATTGATGAGACCCACGTTTGCATCGAGGGGGATATTTGTTCCATCGGCGCGGGTGATTTTAGCCCGTAGGTGAAGTAATGTGTCGTTCAGATCCAAG from Nerophis lumbriciformis linkage group LG16, RoL_Nlum_v2.1, whole genome shotgun sequence includes the following:
- the LOC140679487 gene encoding uncharacterized protein F54H12.2-like — its product is MAELDLFSAPMTQKSIDDKTYTEVLPLSAITDGGPIEFFIPGEGEKYLDLNDTLLHLRAKITRADGTNIPLDANVGLINYPLNTIFSQCDIMLGDRLISQSSATHPYRAIIETLLNYYEATLKSQFSAGLFYKDTAGSIDSIVGVNGPNKGLNNRSAFTAESKEVHLLGPLHADILFSERLLLNSVDVRIKLTRASDAFCLMGAADGTFRLKVLGASLFTKKVTVSPAVRLGHASALVKGNALYPLSRVSVKTYSIPENSRVCTQENLFLGTMPKYIVLGMVNHEAFTGRRDLSPFNFQHFNAEYVTLCQAGKQIPSKAFQPQFNQGASVREFYNMFTATGRHLKDLPLCINRQDFERGYSLFVFNLNPGEDSDALSRVSNGTLRLEMRFRVPLPNTVTLVVYACYDSILEINSKRQVLVDYY